The following proteins are encoded in a genomic region of Actinomadura sp. NAK00032:
- a CDS encoding NlpC/P60 family protein translates to MAPDPHRRRRVAPTATAAALLLAGLGATAPVAAPVAAHAAPLGLAAAANPSPTPTTEKGLRKSLNALNEEAEILTEKYNKTRVDLKAAQKAEQAAAKTAQTLRAQAAPARERLGRMAAANYIAGSPDALFGANGSPDGLSDSAYLVQNQAHAVQALQKQIDRAEAAERDAKAKTAQVKKAWEDAKKARSEAKAKVTEVMKRLDKLSTTRASDPRTGLTATIKGSDLPAKMARKAYGKLGSPYVWAAAGPSSFDCSGLVVWAYAQVGKPGLPHYTGDLYQLGTKVPRTQLRSGDLVYFGGNLHHMGIYLSGGKYLHAPQTGDVVKISKLSDRSDYAGANRIS, encoded by the coding sequence TTGGCACCGGACCCCCACCGGCGGCGGCGCGTCGCGCCCACCGCCACCGCGGCAGCCCTGCTCCTGGCCGGCCTCGGCGCCACCGCGCCCGTCGCCGCGCCCGTCGCCGCGCACGCCGCACCGCTCGGCCTCGCCGCCGCGGCGAACCCGAGCCCCACTCCGACGACGGAGAAGGGCCTGCGCAAGAGCCTCAACGCGCTGAACGAAGAGGCCGAGATCCTCACCGAGAAGTACAACAAGACCCGCGTCGACCTGAAGGCCGCGCAGAAGGCCGAGCAGGCCGCCGCCAAGACCGCGCAGACCCTGCGGGCCCAGGCCGCGCCCGCCCGCGAGCGCCTCGGCCGGATGGCCGCCGCCAACTACATCGCCGGCTCCCCCGACGCGCTGTTCGGCGCGAACGGCTCCCCCGACGGGCTGTCAGACAGCGCCTACCTCGTCCAGAACCAGGCGCACGCCGTCCAGGCCCTGCAGAAGCAGATCGACCGGGCCGAGGCCGCCGAGCGCGACGCGAAGGCCAAGACCGCCCAGGTCAAGAAGGCCTGGGAGGACGCCAAGAAGGCGCGCTCCGAGGCGAAGGCCAAGGTCACCGAGGTGATGAAGCGCCTCGACAAGCTGTCCACCACGCGCGCCAGCGACCCCCGCACCGGCCTCACCGCGACCATCAAGGGCTCCGACCTGCCCGCCAAGATGGCCCGCAAGGCCTACGGCAAGCTCGGCTCCCCCTACGTGTGGGCCGCCGCCGGACCGAGCAGCTTCGACTGCTCCGGCCTCGTCGTCTGGGCCTACGCCCAGGTGGGCAAGCCCGGCCTGCCGCACTACACCGGCGACCTCTACCAGCTCGGCACCAAGGTCCCCCGGACCCAGCTGCGCTCCGGCGACCTGGTCTACTTCGGCGGCAACCTCCACCACATGGGCATCTACCTCAGCGGCGGCAAGTACCTGCACGCCCCGCAGACCGGCGATGTGGTGAAGATCTCCAAGCTGTCGGACCGCTCCGACTACGCCGGCGCCAACCGCATCTCCTGA
- the typA gene encoding translational GTPase TypA — MPISTRDDLRNVAIVAHVDHGKTTLVDAMLWQSGAFRENQDVDDRVMDSNDLEREKGITILAKNTAVKHNGLTINIIDTPGHADFGGEVERGLSMVDGVVLLVDASEGPLPQTRFVLRKALAARLPVILVVNKTDRPDARIDEVVDETYELFMDLDADEDQIDFPIVYASGRAGRASLDKPADGAMPDSADLEPLFKVITETIPAPSYDPDAPLQAHVTNLDASSYLGRIALCRMYAGTIKKGQPVAWCRHDGSIERVKITELLMTDALTRKPADEAGPGDIIAIAGIPEIMIGDTIADPDDPRPLPLITVDEPAISMTIGTNTGPMAGREKGTKVTARMVKDRIDRELVGNVSIKVLPTERPDAWEVQGRGELALAILVENMRREGYELTVGKPQVVTRDIDGKRHEPVERLTVDIPEEHLGAVTQLMAVRKGRMEQMTNHGTGWVRMEFLVPARGLIGFRTEFMTETRGTGMAHHVFEDYEPWFGELRTRPSGSLVADRAGAATAYAITNLQERGTFFVGPTTEVYEGMIVGENSRADDMDVNITKEKKLTNMRSSTGDELERLTPPRLLSLEEALEFCREDECVEVTPANVRIRKVVLDAKERERTRARTKRAG; from the coding sequence ATGCCCATCTCCACGCGCGACGACCTCCGGAACGTCGCGATCGTCGCCCACGTCGACCACGGAAAGACGACGCTGGTCGACGCCATGCTCTGGCAGTCCGGGGCCTTCCGCGAGAACCAGGACGTCGACGACCGGGTCATGGACTCCAACGACCTGGAGCGCGAGAAGGGCATCACGATTCTCGCGAAGAACACCGCGGTCAAGCACAACGGGCTGACGATCAACATCATCGACACCCCGGGCCACGCCGACTTCGGCGGCGAGGTCGAGCGCGGGCTGTCCATGGTGGACGGCGTCGTCCTGCTGGTGGACGCCAGCGAGGGCCCCCTCCCGCAGACCCGGTTCGTGCTGCGCAAGGCGCTGGCCGCGCGGCTCCCGGTCATCCTGGTGGTGAACAAGACCGACCGTCCCGACGCCCGCATCGACGAGGTCGTGGACGAGACCTACGAACTGTTCATGGACCTCGACGCCGACGAGGACCAGATCGACTTCCCGATCGTGTACGCGTCGGGCCGGGCGGGGCGGGCCTCGCTCGACAAGCCCGCCGACGGCGCCATGCCCGACAGCGCCGACCTGGAGCCGCTGTTCAAGGTCATCACCGAGACGATCCCGGCGCCGTCCTACGACCCGGACGCCCCGCTGCAGGCGCACGTGACGAACCTGGACGCCTCCAGCTACCTCGGCCGGATCGCGCTGTGCCGGATGTACGCCGGGACGATCAAGAAGGGCCAGCCGGTCGCCTGGTGCCGGCACGACGGCAGCATCGAGCGGGTGAAGATCACCGAGCTGCTGATGACGGACGCGCTCACCCGCAAGCCCGCCGACGAGGCCGGGCCGGGCGACATCATCGCGATCGCCGGCATCCCGGAGATCATGATCGGCGACACCATCGCCGACCCGGACGACCCGCGCCCGCTGCCGCTGATCACCGTGGACGAGCCGGCGATCTCGATGACGATCGGCACCAACACCGGGCCGATGGCGGGCCGCGAGAAGGGCACCAAGGTCACCGCGCGGATGGTCAAGGACCGGATCGACCGCGAGCTGGTCGGCAACGTGTCGATCAAGGTGCTGCCGACCGAGCGGCCGGACGCGTGGGAGGTGCAGGGCCGCGGCGAGCTGGCCCTCGCGATCCTCGTCGAGAACATGCGCCGCGAGGGCTACGAGCTGACCGTCGGCAAGCCGCAGGTCGTCACCCGCGACATCGACGGCAAGCGGCACGAGCCGGTCGAGCGGCTCACCGTCGACATCCCCGAGGAGCACCTCGGCGCGGTCACGCAGCTGATGGCGGTCCGCAAGGGCCGCATGGAGCAGATGACCAACCACGGCACCGGCTGGGTCCGGATGGAGTTCCTCGTCCCGGCCCGCGGCCTGATCGGGTTCCGCACCGAGTTCATGACCGAGACGCGCGGCACCGGCATGGCGCACCACGTCTTCGAGGACTACGAGCCCTGGTTCGGCGAGCTGCGCACCCGCCCGTCGGGGTCGCTGGTCGCCGACCGCGCCGGCGCCGCCACCGCGTACGCGATCACGAACCTGCAGGAGCGCGGCACGTTCTTCGTCGGGCCGACCACCGAGGTGTACGAGGGCATGATCGTCGGGGAGAACTCCCGCGCCGACGACATGGACGTCAACATCACCAAGGAGAAGAAGCTCACGAACATGCGGTCGTCCACCGGCGACGAGCTGGAGCGGCTCACCCCGCCCCGGCTCCTGTCGCTGGAGGAGGCGCTGGAGTTCTGCCGCGAGGACGAGTGCGTCGAGGTGACGCCGGCGAACGTCCGCATCCGCAAGGTCGTGCTGGACGCCAAGGAGCGCGAGCGCACGCGCGCCCGCACCAAGCGCGCCGGCTGA
- a CDS encoding FHA domain-containing protein has translation MATLNCPVCGEPHQQGDLLCMNCGANLARGGGGAHRQGPGGYDDQQPPGGQYGGGPQHGQPQYGAPQPHDPYGQQSPQHQQGPPPGQQPDQWGPPQPQQPDQWGPPPGPQQSPGQYGQPQHGAPQQGGPHQGGPPHGGQGPGQQPADPWGMPQQQPPQDQWGAPQPPSDQYGQQREPQYGAPQDQYGAPQGQYGAPQDQYGAPQPEQYGAPQQDQYGGPQDQYGAPQQDQYGAPQDQYGGAPQQDQYGPPQPADHAFGPPPQQHGQPPHGGPQHGGPPHGGPQGGPQHGGQPPLPPHGREATLLPHDQGQRPPAPDSTAFMCPYCEAVLSNPGAAQCDSCLRPLPKQGTPVLRVQFPTGELKVSVGQHLVLGRDAGQSPVAATFTQYDNVSRRHSTVWLDPSGTAWVRDEGSTNGTFVNGERLPRGVEAPLRDGDQLRLAADVTGTVQLK, from the coding sequence ATGGCGACCTTGAACTGTCCTGTCTGCGGTGAGCCGCACCAGCAGGGCGACCTGCTCTGCATGAACTGCGGGGCCAACCTGGCGCGCGGCGGAGGCGGTGCCCACCGGCAGGGGCCGGGCGGGTACGACGACCAGCAGCCGCCGGGCGGCCAGTACGGCGGCGGCCCGCAGCACGGCCAGCCGCAGTACGGCGCTCCGCAGCCGCACGATCCGTACGGGCAGCAGTCCCCGCAGCACCAGCAGGGTCCGCCTCCCGGGCAGCAGCCCGACCAGTGGGGCCCGCCGCAGCCGCAGCAGCCGGACCAGTGGGGGCCGCCACCCGGGCCCCAGCAGTCGCCCGGCCAGTACGGGCAGCCTCAGCACGGCGCTCCGCAGCAGGGAGGCCCCCACCAGGGCGGCCCGCCGCACGGGGGCCAGGGTCCCGGGCAGCAGCCCGCGGACCCGTGGGGCATGCCCCAGCAGCAGCCGCCGCAGGACCAGTGGGGCGCGCCGCAGCCGCCGTCCGACCAGTACGGGCAGCAGCGCGAGCCGCAATACGGCGCCCCCCAGGACCAGTACGGCGCTCCGCAGGGCCAGTACGGCGCCCCCCAAGACCAGTACGGCGCTCCTCAGCCGGAGCAGTACGGCGCGCCCCAGCAGGATCAGTACGGCGGCCCTCAAGACCAATATGGCGCCCCCCAGCAGGACCAGTACGGCGCCCCTCAGGACCAGTACGGCGGCGCACCGCAGCAGGACCAGTACGGCCCGCCGCAGCCGGCCGACCACGCGTTCGGCCCGCCGCCGCAGCAGCACGGGCAGCCGCCCCACGGCGGCCCTCAGCACGGCGGCCCCCCGCACGGCGGTCCGCAGGGCGGACCCCAGCACGGGGGCCAGCCGCCGCTGCCGCCGCACGGCCGTGAGGCCACGCTGCTGCCGCACGACCAGGGCCAGCGTCCTCCCGCCCCCGACAGCACGGCGTTCATGTGCCCGTACTGCGAGGCGGTGCTGAGCAACCCGGGCGCCGCGCAGTGCGACTCGTGCCTGCGGCCGCTGCCGAAGCAGGGCACGCCCGTCCTGCGGGTGCAGTTCCCCACGGGCGAGCTGAAGGTGTCCGTCGGCCAGCACCTCGTGCTCGGCCGGGACGCCGGGCAGTCGCCGGTGGCGGCCACGTTCACGCAGTACGACAACGTGTCGCGGCGCCACTCGACGGTCTGGCTCGACCCGTCCGGCACCGCCTGGGTGCGGGACGAGGGCTCCACCAACGGGACGTTCGTCAACGGCGAGCGGCTGCCCCGCGGCGTGGAGGCGCCCCTGCGCGACGGCGACCAGCTCCGCCTGGCCGCCGACGTCACCGGGACCGTCCAGCTGAAGTGA
- a CDS encoding 4Fe-4S single cluster domain-containing protein produces MTGDGGAGASGGGEALLLAKAHYPVTTLGPGIRAGIWTQGCTLHCHGCLSRDTWDADPRRAVPVQTVLGWLASLPGPVDGITISGGEPFQQPAALGALLRGIHAWRDTLDRETIALDILVYSGYVYSRLCRSGETREILDMCDAVITGPYVDRLNPGGRHSGDGSLLWRGSANQRVVPLSPLGRRRYGALADVGNTGEGTGPRVQVSVDEGPEGRRVYYIGIPRRGDMEHLTSRLDRAGVRSGDVSWRP; encoded by the coding sequence GTGACCGGCGACGGCGGTGCCGGCGCGAGTGGCGGCGGCGAGGCGCTGCTGCTCGCCAAGGCGCACTATCCCGTGACCACACTCGGCCCCGGAATCCGCGCGGGCATCTGGACGCAGGGCTGCACGCTGCACTGTCACGGCTGCCTGTCGCGGGACACCTGGGACGCCGACCCGCGGCGCGCGGTGCCCGTCCAGACCGTTTTAGGATGGCTCGCGTCCCTGCCCGGACCGGTCGACGGGATCACCATCTCCGGTGGTGAGCCGTTCCAGCAGCCGGCCGCGCTGGGGGCCCTGCTGCGCGGTATCCACGCGTGGCGGGACACCCTCGACCGTGAGACGATTGCGTTGGACATATTGGTATACAGCGGATATGTCTACTCTCGGCTCTGCCGAAGCGGTGAGACGCGCGAGATCCTGGACATGTGCGACGCGGTGATCACCGGACCGTACGTCGACCGGCTCAATCCGGGGGGGCGACACTCCGGCGACGGCTCCCTACTCTGGAGGGGGTCGGCCAACCAGCGCGTCGTCCCGCTGTCTCCGCTCGGACGGCGGCGGTACGGGGCACTGGCCGACGTCGGGAACACTGGAGAAGGAACAGGGCCCCGAGTGCAGGTGTCCGTGGACGAAGGGCCGGAGGGAAGGCGGGTGTACTACATCGGGATCCCGCGAAGGGGTGACATGGAGCACCTGACGTCGAGGCTCGACCGCGCCGGGGTGCGCTCGGGGGATGTGTCATGGCGACCTTGA
- a CDS encoding AAA family ATPase, whose translation MSIDSPTLGGRLLGWPPFIRELDATLSVHSQYVLSGNLHDSFLTPPEEGGAPTGLLPLRALLWEALRSSGASFMAVYDPVDGLQIIPGAEDDDSTRAAERLLGKVKADDKPSLEGLTRYLAAVARPKEDVRAAFVIDSASRIARTPTDLEPAERDFFRFCAKLSRGARPVRVSGPRPKPLYNPVLWLVERPGDLPPWLTADNENIREITIPRPHLGDRQETARLLARAFGVTDIGADEAAAAACDAFAEQADGLTLQSMIEVTRLAKERGVGLADLPDAVRTYKLGVLDNPWSRGHLRRRVLEGEKRVPERVIGQPQAVTKTLDILKRAVLGLSGAQATRSGSRPRGVLFFAGPTGTGKTELAKSITELVFGDESAYLRFDMSEFSGEGSGDRLIGSPPGYVGHEAGGELTNAVREDPFRVILFDEIEKAHPRILDKFLQILEDGRLTDGRGNTVHFSESILIFTSNLGMYVPGRDLTTRDAFPLASADRVQNITPGMSYDEVEQRIKGAVADHFTEVLNRPELLNRFGDNIVVFDFISAEAAHKIFDLQFANICRRVTEEHRLSLAVKGEALTTLREWCTEELDKGGRGIGMALESHFVNPLARALFDRELVPDEKVTVTAIRREGSIVHLDLQ comes from the coding sequence ATGAGCATTGATTCGCCGACTCTCGGCGGGCGGCTGCTGGGCTGGCCGCCGTTCATCCGCGAGCTCGACGCGACCCTCTCCGTGCACTCCCAGTACGTCCTGTCGGGGAACCTGCACGACAGCTTCCTCACCCCGCCGGAGGAGGGCGGCGCGCCGACGGGGCTGCTCCCGCTGCGCGCCCTGCTGTGGGAGGCGCTGCGCTCCAGCGGCGCGTCCTTCATGGCCGTCTACGACCCGGTGGACGGGCTGCAGATCATCCCCGGCGCCGAGGACGACGACTCGACGCGCGCGGCCGAACGGCTGCTCGGCAAGGTCAAGGCGGACGACAAGCCGTCGCTGGAGGGGCTGACCCGGTACCTGGCGGCGGTCGCCCGGCCGAAGGAGGACGTCCGCGCCGCGTTCGTGATCGACTCGGCGTCCCGGATCGCCCGCACGCCCACCGACCTGGAGCCCGCCGAGCGCGACTTCTTCCGGTTCTGCGCGAAGCTGTCGCGCGGCGCGCGGCCGGTCCGGGTGTCGGGGCCGCGCCCGAAGCCGCTCTACAACCCCGTCCTGTGGCTGGTGGAGCGGCCCGGCGACCTGCCGCCGTGGCTGACCGCCGACAACGAGAACATCCGCGAGATCACGATCCCGCGCCCGCACCTCGGCGACCGGCAGGAGACGGCGCGGCTGCTGGCCCGCGCGTTCGGGGTCACCGACATCGGGGCGGACGAAGCCGCCGCGGCCGCCTGCGACGCGTTCGCCGAGCAGGCCGACGGGCTGACCCTGCAGTCGATGATCGAGGTGACGCGGCTGGCGAAGGAGCGGGGCGTCGGCCTCGCCGACCTGCCGGACGCGGTGCGCACCTACAAGCTCGGCGTGCTCGACAACCCGTGGAGCCGCGGCCATCTGCGCCGCCGGGTGCTGGAGGGCGAGAAGCGCGTTCCGGAGCGGGTGATCGGGCAGCCGCAGGCCGTCACCAAGACCCTCGACATCCTGAAGCGGGCCGTGCTCGGGCTGTCGGGGGCGCAGGCGACCCGGTCCGGCAGCCGGCCGCGCGGCGTGCTGTTCTTCGCCGGCCCGACCGGCACCGGCAAGACGGAGCTGGCGAAGTCGATCACCGAGCTGGTGTTCGGGGACGAGTCCGCCTACCTGCGCTTCGACATGAGCGAGTTCTCCGGCGAGGGGTCCGGCGACCGGCTGATCGGGTCGCCGCCCGGCTATGTCGGGCACGAGGCGGGCGGCGAGCTGACCAACGCCGTCCGCGAGGACCCGTTCCGGGTCATCCTGTTCGACGAGATCGAGAAGGCGCACCCGCGGATCCTGGACAAGTTCCTGCAGATCCTGGAGGACGGCCGGCTCACCGACGGCCGCGGCAACACCGTGCACTTCTCCGAGTCGATCCTGATCTTCACCTCGAACCTCGGGATGTACGTCCCCGGGCGGGACCTCACGACCCGGGACGCCTTCCCCCTCGCCTCGGCCGACCGTGTGCAGAACATCACACCCGGGATGTCGTACGACGAGGTCGAGCAGCGCATCAAGGGCGCGGTCGCCGACCATTTCACCGAGGTGCTGAACCGGCCGGAGCTGCTCAACCGGTTCGGCGACAACATCGTGGTGTTCGACTTCATCTCCGCCGAGGCCGCGCACAAGATCTTCGACCTGCAGTTCGCGAACATCTGCCGGCGGGTCACCGAGGAGCACCGGCTCTCCCTGGCCGTGAAGGGCGAGGCCCTGACGACGCTCCGCGAATGGTGCACCGAGGAGCTGGACAAGGGCGGGCGCGGCATCGGCATGGCGCTGGAGTCGCACTTCGTCAACCCGCTGGCGCGCGCGCTGTTCGACCGGGAGCTCGTGCCGGACGAGAAGGTCACCGTGACGGCGATCCGGCGCGAGGGAAGCATCGTCCACCTGGACCTCCAGTGA
- a CDS encoding response regulator receiver protein — translation MSSGIDADIALDAAVVLSLGMNRVLGRGAGLAGRGAEALAALAAGRAEARAAALAEVESQERALREVVERNARIAALAETRAKLGAEVPLPERLTPDEHRGTAELTAWCAATDRALDEAERQLSEHLAAQVSTQLFAAPAEGLATDAAPSAPPPATGEDVRRNLERIMARLLPDAADAERRAVAEAAALLAGAGTAEEAEGVLQEVRLRIQAANRRTQELRAEERRLAAERDAAAQAEAERRYVLDSITTAFEDMGYEVHAGFETLTAEDGTVTLTKGAWPDHSVRMRVDDAAHVRASMVRERPAESEDDRRVDVEREEEWCAAFEAARARLADAGIRSEVAWRLEPGVRELPVSARSRQTRGRAGQRERHRERHT, via the coding sequence GTGAGCAGCGGGATCGACGCGGACATCGCGCTGGACGCGGCCGTCGTCCTCAGCCTCGGCATGAACCGGGTGCTCGGGCGCGGCGCCGGGCTGGCCGGGCGGGGCGCGGAGGCGCTCGCCGCCCTGGCCGCGGGGCGGGCCGAGGCGCGGGCGGCGGCGCTCGCCGAGGTCGAGTCGCAGGAGCGCGCGCTGCGCGAGGTCGTGGAGCGCAACGCGCGCATCGCCGCGCTCGCCGAGACCCGCGCGAAGCTCGGCGCGGAGGTGCCGCTGCCCGAGCGGCTCACCCCGGACGAGCACCGGGGCACCGCGGAGCTGACCGCGTGGTGCGCGGCCACCGACCGGGCCCTGGACGAGGCCGAGCGGCAGCTGTCCGAGCATCTGGCCGCGCAGGTCAGCACCCAGCTCTTCGCCGCCCCCGCCGAGGGCCTGGCGACCGACGCCGCGCCGAGCGCGCCGCCGCCCGCCACCGGCGAGGACGTCCGGCGGAACCTCGAACGGATCATGGCGCGGCTGCTGCCGGACGCCGCGGACGCCGAGCGGCGGGCCGTGGCGGAGGCGGCGGCGCTGCTCGCCGGGGCCGGGACGGCGGAGGAGGCCGAGGGCGTCCTGCAGGAGGTCCGGCTGCGGATCCAGGCCGCCAACCGCCGCACGCAGGAGCTGCGGGCCGAGGAGCGGCGGCTGGCCGCCGAGCGCGACGCCGCAGCGCAGGCCGAGGCGGAGCGCCGGTACGTCCTCGACTCGATCACCACCGCGTTCGAGGACATGGGGTACGAGGTCCACGCCGGGTTCGAGACGCTCACCGCCGAGGACGGCACCGTGACGCTGACGAAGGGCGCCTGGCCCGACCACAGCGTCCGGATGCGGGTCGACGACGCGGCGCACGTCCGCGCGTCGATGGTGCGCGAGCGGCCCGCCGAGAGCGAGGACGACCGGCGGGTGGACGTCGAGCGCGAGGAGGAGTGGTGCGCGGCGTTCGAGGCGGCGCGGGCCCGGCTGGCGGACGCGGGGATCCGCTCCGAGGTCGCCTGGCGACTGGAGCCGGGGGTGCGTGAGCTGCCGGTTTCGGCGCGGTCACGGCAGACTAGGGGGCGAGCCGGGCAACGTGAGCGCCACCGCGAGCGTCATACCTGA
- a CDS encoding protein kinase, whose amino-acid sequence MGEFDGAGPGGGVPGETRRDAGATRRDDARVPGPRPPGETRRDGTAAGESLMRLPAVLAERYATVAELPVQGAESDLLLVRDGAGDEYVVKIFRRGYRADRDVWAKLPALDSPHVLRILETGHADGRDYEITPYVPDGNLRALMQAGPLPGDAAADVAAQLAAGLTALHRAGIVHRDLKPENVLVLGAEPLRLAIADFGLSKVLDQSVVFASSSRTLAYAAPESLSGQVSPARDWWSLGMIVKELATGRAPFQGLSETVVVDHLATRPVSADDVPDPRLRLLCRGLLTRDPRKRWTGGQVQEWLDGGSPPVAEESAQAEPGDGLPFKGRRYTRRDELARALVENWDHAAQYFFGRGESGEAWRSLREWLADAPDDSRIDLVDGYLMTRLPPDVKLLHLVRWLDPALPPHFLGRRVTADDLPGLAALAGDPRHGDHRTACLIGRALWEHRLLPVLAGFEGAAELARVDDQWRAHVAAWNDLVHWLRGQDATPAGAARRLPDAEAEEPPAVLLTLLALAARPAEAHRLIAEGAARARAAVTDPAPWFTWIADGAGDDPLRLLAVTRAAPEAVAESESRTRDRYTAEQRNEALKAQWADRERQRLAGRNAATSKAVLWTLPILLFWLLGSWVVGSLSGGGSDDGTTSVGLHGSSSGFSFGALAVVSVLAWAVQCGSEVLLARAQGGDYLPHGPWAMVSGVLGASSRGLSKASQTMSGAARQTGRRGCGLLLLATTVPLLLLLLLLAALTSVASLLWLLVLIAVPAAHAVAAGVRLHRWRQARTIAGGAS is encoded by the coding sequence GTGGGCGAGTTCGACGGGGCCGGTCCCGGCGGCGGGGTGCCGGGCGAGACGCGGCGGGACGCCGGGGCGACGCGGCGCGACGACGCGCGGGTGCCCGGGCCGCGGCCGCCGGGTGAGACGCGGCGGGACGGGACGGCGGCCGGCGAGTCGCTGATGCGGCTGCCGGCGGTGCTCGCCGAGCGGTACGCGACGGTGGCGGAGCTGCCCGTGCAGGGCGCCGAGTCCGACCTGCTGCTCGTGCGGGACGGCGCTGGCGACGAGTACGTGGTGAAGATCTTCCGCCGCGGCTACCGCGCCGACCGGGACGTGTGGGCGAAGCTGCCCGCGCTGGACTCGCCGCACGTCCTGCGGATCCTGGAGACCGGGCACGCGGACGGGCGCGACTACGAGATCACCCCGTACGTCCCGGACGGCAACCTGCGGGCGCTCATGCAGGCGGGGCCGCTGCCCGGCGACGCCGCCGCGGATGTCGCGGCGCAGCTCGCGGCGGGGCTCACGGCGCTGCACCGGGCCGGGATCGTGCACCGGGACCTCAAGCCCGAGAACGTCCTCGTGCTGGGGGCCGAGCCGCTGCGGCTGGCGATCGCCGACTTCGGGCTGAGCAAGGTCCTCGACCAGAGCGTGGTGTTCGCGTCGTCGTCGCGGACGCTGGCGTACGCGGCCCCGGAGTCGCTGTCGGGGCAGGTGTCCCCGGCCCGCGACTGGTGGTCGCTCGGCATGATCGTCAAGGAGCTGGCGACGGGGCGGGCGCCGTTCCAGGGGCTGAGCGAGACCGTGGTGGTCGACCATCTGGCGACGCGCCCGGTGAGCGCCGACGACGTCCCCGACCCCAGACTGCGTCTGCTGTGCCGCGGGCTGCTGACCCGGGATCCGCGCAAGAGGTGGACGGGCGGGCAGGTCCAGGAGTGGCTGGACGGGGGCTCGCCACCGGTTGCGGAGGAGAGCGCCCAGGCCGAACCGGGCGACGGCCTTCCTTTCAAGGGCCGCCGTTACACGCGCAGGGACGAGCTGGCGCGCGCGCTCGTCGAGAACTGGGATCACGCCGCGCAGTACTTCTTCGGACGCGGCGAGTCGGGCGAGGCGTGGCGGAGCCTGCGCGAATGGCTCGCGGACGCACCGGACGACAGCCGCATCGACCTGGTCGACGGCTACCTCATGACGCGGCTGCCGCCGGACGTGAAGCTGCTTCATCTGGTGCGGTGGCTGGATCCGGCGCTCCCGCCGCACTTCCTCGGCCGCCGGGTGACCGCCGACGACCTGCCTGGCCTCGCCGCCTTGGCCGGCGACCCGCGGCACGGCGACCACCGCACCGCCTGCCTCATCGGCCGGGCGCTGTGGGAGCACCGCCTGCTGCCGGTGCTCGCCGGCTTCGAGGGCGCCGCAGAGCTGGCGCGGGTCGACGACCAGTGGCGCGCCCATGTCGCGGCGTGGAACGACCTCGTCCACTGGCTGCGCGGCCAGGACGCCACACCGGCCGGGGCCGCGCGGCGGCTGCCCGACGCGGAGGCGGAGGAGCCGCCCGCCGTGCTGCTGACGCTGCTCGCGCTGGCGGCGCGTCCGGCGGAGGCGCACCGGCTGATCGCGGAGGGCGCGGCGCGGGCCCGCGCGGCGGTGACGGATCCGGCGCCGTGGTTCACCTGGATCGCGGACGGCGCGGGCGACGATCCGCTGCGGCTCCTCGCGGTGACGCGCGCCGCGCCCGAGGCCGTCGCGGAGAGCGAGTCCCGGACGCGCGACCGGTACACCGCCGAGCAGCGGAACGAGGCGCTCAAGGCGCAGTGGGCAGACCGAGAACGTCAGCGCCTCGCTGGCCGCAATGCGGCCACGTCCAAGGCCGTCCTGTGGACGCTGCCCATATTGCTCTTCTGGCTGCTGGGCAGCTGGGTGGTCGGTTCGCTCTCCGGTGGGGGCTCCGACGACGGCACCACGTCCGTCGGCCTGCACGGCTCGTCGTCCGGCTTCTCCTTCGGCGCGCTGGCCGTCGTGTCGGTGCTCGCCTGGGCGGTGCAGTGCGGCAGCGAAGTGCTCTTGGCGCGCGCGCAGGGCGGCGACTACCTCCCCCACGGCCCGTGGGCGATGGTGTCTGGCGTTTTGGGGGCGAGCAGCCGCGGGCTCTCTAAGGCGTCCCAGACCATGTCGGGCGCCGCGCGGCAGACCGGGCGGCGCGGCTGCGGGTTGCTGCTCCTCGCGACGACGGTCCCGCTGCTCCTCCTGCTGCTCCTGCTCGCGGCGCTGACGTCCGTCGCGAGCCTGCTGTGGCTCCTGGTCCTCATCGCCGTCCCCGCCGCGCACGCCGTCGCGGCGGGGGTCCGGCTGCACCGCTGGCGGCAGGCACGCACCATCGCAGGAGGAGCTTCGTGA
- a CDS encoding DUF4282 domain-containing protein: MTNPSDPGHPPRSQAPGPPGGPYGPPPGPQQPAPVPGPRQPAPGAPGAAPQGQQGQQGWLPPERTDKGLLGALLDANFDSLVTPKLLKLFYALSMVMVTLECLAIVGFAIWIISMDFYWAVALLLIIATPLIWFFQMLFVRILMEAVVVRFKQAEYLRVIKDKV, encoded by the coding sequence ATGACGAATCCTTCGGACCCCGGTCACCCACCGCGCTCGCAGGCCCCCGGCCCGCCGGGGGGACCGTACGGTCCTCCGCCCGGTCCGCAGCAGCCGGCGCCCGTCCCCGGCCCGCGCCAGCCCGCGCCCGGCGCCCCCGGAGCGGCCCCGCAGGGGCAGCAGGGGCAGCAGGGGTGGCTTCCGCCCGAGCGGACCGACAAGGGCCTGCTCGGAGCACTCCTGGACGCCAACTTCGATTCGCTGGTGACCCCGAAACTGCTCAAGCTCTTCTACGCCCTGTCCATGGTGATGGTCACGCTCGAATGCCTCGCCATCGTGGGGTTCGCGATCTGGATCATCTCGATGGACTTCTACTGGGCGGTGGCCCTCCTGCTGATCATCGCCACGCCGCTGATCTGGTTCTTCCAGATGCTGTTCGTCCGGATCCTCATGGAGGCGGTGGTGGTGCGGTTCAAGCAGGCCGAATATCTGCGGGTCATCAAGGACAAGGTCTAG